The following coding sequences are from one Dama dama isolate Ldn47 chromosome 8, ASM3311817v1, whole genome shotgun sequence window:
- the MED18 gene encoding mediator of RNA polymerase II transcription subunit 18 produces the protein MEAPPVTMMPVTGGTINMMEYLLQGSVLDHSLESLIHRLRGLCDNMEPETFVDHEMVFLLKGQQASPFVLRARRSLDRTGAPWHLRYLGQPEMGDKNRHALVRNCVDIATSENLTDFLMEMGFRMDHEFVARGHLFRKGIMKIVVYKVFRILVPGNTENTEALSLSYLVELSVVAPAGQDVVSDDMRNFAEQLKPLVHLEKIDPKRLM, from the exons ATGGAGGCACCTCCAGTCACAATGATGCCTGTCACGGGGGGCACCATTAACATGATGGAGTACCTGCTGCAGG GAAGTGTTTTAGATCACAGCTTGGAAAGCCTCATCCACCGCCTTCGTGGTTTATGTGACAACATGGAACCCGAGACTTTTGTTGACCACGAGATGGTATTCCTCCTTAAGGGCCAGCAGGCGAGTCCATTTGTTCTAAGGGCCCGACGCTCTCTGGATAGGACAGGGGCACCCTGGCATCTTCGCTACCTGGGGCAGCCAGAGATGGGAGACAAGAACCGCCATGCCCTGGTGCGTAACTGCGTGGACATTGCAACATCTGAGAACCTCACTGACTTCCTCATGGAGATGGGCTTTCGCATGGACCACGAGTTTGTTGCCAGGGGACACTTGTTCCGGAAAGGCATCATGAAGATCGTGGTGTACAAGGTCTTCCGCATCCTGGTGCCAGGGAACACGGAAAACACTGAGGCCTTGTCACTGTCCTATCTCGTGGAACTAAGTGTTGTTGCACCAGCTGGGCAGGACGTGGTCTCTGATGACATGAGGAACTTTGCGGAGCAGCTGAAACCTCTGGTTCACCTAGAGAAAATAGACCCCAAAAGGCTCATGTGA